One region of Cucurbita pepo subsp. pepo cultivar mu-cu-16 chromosome LG03, ASM280686v2, whole genome shotgun sequence genomic DNA includes:
- the LOC111791328 gene encoding transcription factor bHLH13-like, protein MKIEDGLRSVGGKDEDKTVVAAVLGTRAFNYLMSCSVSNENLFMAVRNEANLQNKLSDLVERPNASNFSWNYAIFWQLSHSNSGDWVLGWGDGLCRDPREGEETEATQILSLRLEDESQQRMKKTALQKLHTLFGGSDEDNYALGLDRVTDTEMFFLASMYFSFPSGEGGPGKCLASRKHIWLLDILNSPSEYCVRSYLAKSAGIRTVVLVPTDVGVVELGSVRSVSESLELVQLVRSLFSSQPSLDRVRSSATMSMMAERKDENTPFASLGIAERGGGNPKVFGQTLNSWNLGRSHFREKLAIRKMDDRSWEACANGGRIQFQSPRNGLLSPSLAHVHGLKQGNTTEIYGSPTPPVNNNHEQLVNGVRDEYCLNPYQSQKLAQMQIDFSGATSRPSVIHRVGVDSEHSDVEPQCKEEGPGTDERRPRKRGRKPANGREEPLNHVEAERQRREKLNQRFYALRAVVPNISKMDKASLLGDAIAYINELQTKVKAMEVEREKSGVTSSEATVNPEIEKKDQFLDVDIDIEAGHDEVVVKVGCPLESHPASRVIKAMKEAQINVVDSKLCEANDRVVHTFVIKSPGSEQLTKEQLIAAFSRDSTPLHPPLSTVG, encoded by the coding sequence ATGAAGATTGAAGATGGGTTGCGGAGTGTTGGTGGGAAGGATGAGGATAAGACAGTGGTTGCTGCTGTTTTGGGGACTCGGGCTTTTAATTACTTGATGTCTTGCTCTGTTTCGAATGAGAATCTGTTTATGGCCGTGAGGAACGAGGCGAATTTGCAGAACAAGCTGTCGGATCTGGTGGAGAGACCCAACGCTTCGAATTTTAGCTGGAACTATGCAATTTTCTGGCAACTTTCCCATTCAAATTCTGGGGACTGGGTTTTGGGATGGGGAGATGGATTGTGTAGAGATCCTAGGGAGGGAGAGGAAACGGAAGCTACACAGATTCTTAGTCTTCGGCTTGAAGACGAGAGCCAACAGAGGATGAAGAAAACAGCACTGCAGAAGCTTCACACGCTGTTTGGAGGCTCTGATGAGGACAATTACGCCCTTGGATTGGACAGAGTCACTGATACTGAGATGTTTTTTCTTGCTTCCATGTATTTCTCCTTCCCTAGTGGAGAGGGGGGCCCTGGGAAGTGTTTGGCGTCCAGGAAACATATCTGGCTTTTGGATATTCTCAATTCGCCATCGGAGTATTGTGTGAGATCGTATCTGGCAAAATCCGCCGGGATTCGGACGGTTGTTCTGGTGCCGACCGATGTTGGAGTAGTTGAATTGGGTTCTGTGAGATCTGTGAGTGAGAGCTTAGAGTTAGTGCAGTTGGTTAGATCATTGTTTTCATCCCAACCTTCCCTCGACCGAGTGAGGTCGTCGGCAACAATGTCCATGATGGCTGaaagaaaagatgaaaacaCCCCATTTGCGAGTTTGGGAATTGCTGAAAGAGGAGGGGGGAATCCTAAGGTTTTTGGGCAGACTTTGAACTCGTGGAACCTGGGTCGATCTCATTTCAGAGAGAAACTGGCGATTAGGAAGATGGATGATAGGTCATGGGAAGCATGTGCCAATGGAGGTAGAATTCAGTTTCAAAGCCCCCGAAATGGCCTTCTCAGTCCGAGTTTGGCACATGTTCATGGTCTCAAGCAAGGGAACACTACAGAAATTTATGGCTCTCCAACTCCACCAGTAAATAATAATCACGAGCAGCTAGTCAATGGAGTTAGAGATGAATATTGTCTCAATCCCTATCAGTCGCAAAAGCTGGCCCAAATGCAAATTGATTTTTCTGGAGCAACATCGAGGCCTTCTGTGATTCACCGTGTAGGTGTGGATTCGGAGCATTCAGATGTAGAGCCACAATGCAAGGAAGAGGGGCCTGGCACCGATGAAAGACGACCTCGCAAACGAGGCAGAAAGCCTGCAAATGGCAGGGAGGAACCACTGAATCACGTTGAGGCAGAGAGGCAGCGCCGTGAAAAGTTGAACCAACGGTTCTATGCTTTACGAGCGGTTGTGCCCAATATCTCGAAAATGGACAAAGCTTCATTGCTGGGAGATGCCATTGCTTACATTAACGAGCTTCAAACAAAAGTGAAGGCCATGGAAGTTGAACGTGAGAAATCCGGGGTCACCTCAAGCGAAGCAACCGTGAACCcagaaattgaaaagaaagaccAATTCCTTGATGTCGATATCGACATCGAAGCTGGTCATGACGAAGTGGTCGTGAAGGTTGGCTGCCCATTAGAGTCACATCCTGCATCAAGAGTAATCAAGGCCATGAAAGAGGCTCAGATCAACGTTGTTGATTCAAAACTGTGTGAAGCAAATGATAGGGTGGTGCACACATTTGTGATAAAGTCTCCGGGATCGGAGCAGTTGACGAAGGAACAGTTGATAGCTGCATTTTCCCGGGACTCGACTCCGTTACACCCTCCGCTATCAACAGTTGGGTAA